The following are encoded together in the Neomonachus schauinslandi chromosome X, ASM220157v2, whole genome shotgun sequence genome:
- the TCEAL7 gene encoding transcription elongation factor A protein-like 7, protein MQKPCKENEGKPKCSVPKREEERPYGEFERQQTEGNFRQRLLQSLEEFKEDIDYRHFKDEEMTREGDEMERCLEEIRGLRKKFRALHSNHRHSRDRPYPI, encoded by the coding sequence ATGCAAAAACCctgcaaagaaaatgaaggaaagccCAAGTGCAGCGTgccaaagagagaggaagaacgCCCCTATGGAGAATTTGAACGCCAGCAAACAGAAGGGAATTTTAGGCAAAGGCTGCTTCAGTCTCTCGAGGAATTTAAAGAGGACATAGACTATAGGcactttaaagatgaagaaatgacaAGGGAGGGAGATGAGATGGAAAGGTGTTTGGAAGAGATAAGGGGTCTGAGAAAGAAATTTAGGGCTCTGCATTCTAACCATAGGCATTCCCGGGACCGTCCTTATCCCATTTAA